From the genome of Limisphaerales bacterium:
TGTCGTTGTCCGCCGCAATCGAGCAAAAATCCGTGACCGTTATCCGCCACGATGATGCGGCTCGTGGAAAACTCAATAATCCACGGTGGCGTTTTCACGTGCAGGCAATAGGGCATCAGCTCAATCTTCGCACCTTTGCCCAACACGCGCTCGCCGCAAATGCGCATCCGCTCCTCCTTGAAATACCAGTGCAACGCGTTGGTGGAAAGATAGTTGCGATACAGCGCCCGTACCCGTGCGATGAGTTGATCGATGGCCGCGTTCGGATTGCGGATCACCGGCCCGCGCGCGGGATAAATCACATCCAACTTTGCCGCGCGTAATTTTTGCAGGCTCGTAACTAAGTTCGCCAAACGTCCACCGTACCCGTGATACCCGCCCACCTTCGCCGCCGGGATGGCATCCTGAAAACTATACAAATCAAAAACTTTTCCATCGCCCATAATCAAATCCCCCGTAAATGCCACGCGTTTGCCGTCCACTCTGCCCACATACGACACCGCCCCCCGCGTGAACCCCGGCGTGGCGAGCACCTCCAGCTGCACCTCGCCCACCGTCACCTCGTCGCCTTCCTTCACCCAACGCCGGGCTGCAATGGGCTCCACCGGCACCTTTGTCGATTGCTGCGCGTAATAATGAAACCGCTTCTTCGCAAACCCCGCCCAAAACTCCCGCACCTTTTCAAAGTGCGCCCGCTCCGCCTCCGGCGCCACCACCCCTCCGCCCAGTTTGCCCAACGCATCCCGCCGATGATGCGTCAGCAACACCGTGTCCGCCCCCTTCACCGCGCCATAAACCGCCACCGTTTTACCCCCGGAATTGATGGTAAATTGATTCACGTGCCGCAGCTCAAAATGCTGCCGCACCCCCGCATGTGCCGCCAACGCCGTGATGAGAAAAACAGGTAAAATGTTCATCTGCCCAGCGTAGTTCGTCGCAAGCGAAATGCAACCTCGCATGGGAATTGACTTGAAAAAACAGCGCAACCCCCCCACCATTCCGCCAAGGAGTGACGACCCAACCCTCAACCGACCCGTGGCAAATCCGCGGCGAACGCCTTGGTGAAATCAGCCTTGTCCTGATCGGCTTTACCATCCCCCTTTCCAACGTGTTGTGCACCGGCGTGTTCCCCGCGCTGGCAGTGGTGGCGTGGCTGATGATGCGCGGTTGGCGCGATGTGCCAAAACTGCTGCGCGAAAACCGCGTGGCCCTGTCGTGCGTGGCCCTGTTTGCGTGGCTTGGCGTGGCGGCCATTTACGGCGGCAGTAGCGAAGCCTTCGGCATCTGGAAAAAATACCGCGAGCTGGCGTTAGTAGTTGTTTATATGAGCCTCGCCGCCACCCTCCCCAACCGCCAACGCGCTGTAACGGCTTTGGCGATTGGATTGATGGTTGCGCTGCAAATTAGTTTTATGCAGGCGGCCGGAATGCTGCCGATGAAACACGGCAAGCCCGTGCTTTCCAGCAGCCTCACTCAGGGCGCGCTGATGGCGTGGCTGGCATTTTGGCTGCTGCACTATCATCAAAAGACCGGCTTGAATGGCATCCTCGCGCTGCTGGCGCTGGTGCTGGCTAATTTATTTTTTCTTGTGGATTCCTCCACCGGAGTGGTGCTTGTGCTGGTGTTGGGATTGCTGTTCGGTCTGCAAACGATGCGACGCGCCAAGCTCGCGGTGATGGCTGGCGGCCTCATTGCCGTCGTAACATTTGCGTTCGCGGTTTCGCCAATGTTTCGCACCGCCACCCAAGAGGATGTGAAAGCCGTGCAGGATATGTTGAACGGGAAAACTACGTTCACGTCGACCGGACAACGATTGCAATTTTATCGTAACAGCTTTTCGCTATTTACGGAGGCACCGGTGCTGGGC
Proteins encoded in this window:
- a CDS encoding MBL fold metallo-hydrolase yields the protein MNILPVFLITALAAHAGVRQHFELRHVNQFTINSGGKTVAVYGAVKGADTVLLTHHRRDALGKLGGGVVAPEAERAHFEKVREFWAGFAKKRFHYYAQQSTKVPVEPIAARRWVKEGDEVTVGEVQLEVLATPGFTRGAVSYVGRVDGKRVAFTGDLIMGDGKVFDLYSFQDAIPAAKVGGYHGYGGRLANLVTSLQKLRAAKLDVIYPARGPVIRNPNAAIDQLIARVRALYRNYLSTNALHWYFKEERMRICGERVLGKGAKIELMPYCLHVKTPPWIIEFSTSRIIVADNGHGFLLDCGGQRQLDFVKDVVARGVVKQIDGIFLTHTHDDHSQMVKAAAEFFQCPVYATPEYVDVVENPGHYLMPGLTEHAVPNVKAMRDGSKMKWHEYEFTFRFFPGQMFYHGALLVKRPKAKPVFFIGDSFAPSGIDDYCLLNRNLVHPDTGYNRCFKIIRALPKDTWLINQHVPHVFRFSEKELTFLESRYAERTRILRELFPWDDPNYGIDERWATFYPYGTTLRPGDTHEMEVRLINHSPMKRNFTVTPRAHLGVQLLSGAKPIALASRGKGAVKVKIRVPNKPGVYLITADVDSKDMHFRDWVETVIEVK
- a CDS encoding O-antigen ligase family protein; protein product: MTTQPSTDPWQIRGERLGEISLVLIGFTIPLSNVLCTGVFPALAVVAWLMMRGWRDVPKLLRENRVALSCVALFAWLGVAAIYGGSSEAFGIWKKYRELALVVVYMSLAATLPNRQRAVTALAIGLMVALQISFMQAAGMLPMKHGKPVLSSSLTQGALMAWLAFWLLHYHQKTGLNGILALLALVLANLFFLVDSSTGVVLVLVLGLLFGLQTMRRAKLAVMAGGLIAVVTFAFAVSPMFRTATQEDVKAVQDMLNGKTTFTSTGQRLQFYRNSFSLFTEAPVLGYGTGRFHEKYTEHVAGTKQVVTSNAHNEYLMVGVQSGLIGVGILLALFWAMWRAAARWEGMDRWLAQGMVVWLTVGCCFNSFILDSREGMLFALLAGVYGANGAGSATHTKS